In Deltaproteobacteria bacterium, a single genomic region encodes these proteins:
- the hsdR gene encoding type I restriction-modification system endonuclease: MPEAQQTSRNFGFLVVHDPLLDQLGALAERYFAEDPSTCLVKLRQFGEVLAQRTAARAGLYTTPQESQGELLGRLRDAGLLPREVGDLFHGLRKVGNVATHDIAGTHRDALYQLRMAAKLGAWFHRTFRDRTFKPGPFVPPPDPKAESAALAAELQRLREEVAAQQSAAEAARAEAAAAARDKLTAEQRAEQEAADRAIWEQLAADAEREQARLAEELAALQSQATAPSAAEVAKIAERATAAAEHLELDEADTRRLIDEQLRAAGWEVDSAELTYAKGARPIKGKNLAIAEWPTSKGPADYVLFVGLMPVAVIEAKRKAKDIPGSLEQAKRYSSAYAMPAEQITPGGPWAKYRLPFLFATNGRPFLRQLQTKSGIWFLDGRRPQNLSRPLEGWFTPGGLAAMLEQDIDQADAQLAAEPTEYLGLRDYQIAAIRAAEAAIERGDRTCLLAMATGTGKTRTCIGLTYRLLKTRRFRRVLFLVDRSALGEQTANAYKDARLENLQTFTQIFDMKELDDIKPDSDTKLQIATIQGMVKRILFPTREEDIPTVDQFDCIVVDECHRGYLLDREMGDVEFQFRSEGDYISKYRRVLDHFDAVKIGLTATPALHTTEIFGRPVFQYSYREAVIDGTLIDHEPPIQIVTQLAEDGMHWRAGEQMQLYDPHAGTRDTVLLPDEVDLEIDSYNRRVVTENFNRVVCATLAEHIDPSLEGKTLIFCATDSHADLVVTLLKAALAEKYGEVEDNAVLKITGAADKPLEMIRRFKNEVNPTIAVTVDLLTTGIDVPSICNIVFLRRVRSRILYEQMLGRATRKCDEIGKEVFRIFDAVDLYSGLEAVSTMKPVVADPKIPFAQLVQELAAAKAHDVAQAVLDQLVAKLQSKHRRIKGGAAEQFETAAGMTPKELVVWLRHESPQAASEWFAGHGPVVTMLDRSAGDGSRLIISDHEDVLRRVERGYGKGEKPKDYLDSFAGYLRDNLNQVPALLVVTQRPRELTRAQLKELRLLLDEAGYTEAALQTAWRETTNQDIAASIIGFIRRATLGDALVSYGERVDRAMKTILASRPFTQPQRKWLERIGQQLRVETIVDREALDRGQFKTGGGFKHINKAFDGQLESILGDLHEALWATAATA, translated from the coding sequence TTGCCGGAGGCACAACAGACATCGCGGAACTTCGGGTTCCTGGTCGTTCACGATCCGCTGCTCGACCAGCTCGGCGCGTTGGCGGAGCGGTACTTCGCGGAGGATCCGAGCACGTGCCTGGTCAAGCTGCGGCAGTTCGGAGAGGTCCTCGCGCAGCGGACGGCCGCGCGGGCGGGCCTGTATACGACGCCGCAGGAGAGCCAGGGCGAGCTGCTCGGGCGGCTGCGTGACGCGGGGCTGCTGCCGCGCGAGGTCGGCGACCTCTTCCACGGGCTCCGGAAGGTGGGCAACGTCGCGACGCACGACATTGCGGGCACGCACCGCGACGCGCTGTACCAGCTGCGGATGGCGGCGAAGCTCGGGGCATGGTTCCACCGCACGTTCAGGGACCGCACCTTCAAGCCCGGCCCATTCGTTCCCCCGCCCGATCCCAAGGCGGAGAGCGCCGCACTCGCGGCCGAGCTGCAGCGGCTTCGCGAGGAGGTCGCCGCCCAGCAGAGCGCGGCCGAGGCGGCGCGCGCCGAGGCGGCGGCCGCGGCGAGGGACAAGCTCACCGCGGAGCAGCGCGCGGAGCAGGAGGCCGCGGATCGGGCGATCTGGGAGCAGCTCGCGGCGGACGCCGAGAGAGAGCAGGCCCGCCTCGCGGAGGAACTCGCGGCACTGCAGAGCCAGGCGACCGCACCATCCGCCGCCGAGGTTGCAAAGATCGCCGAGCGTGCGACTGCGGCTGCAGAGCACCTCGAACTCGACGAGGCCGATACGCGGCGGTTGATCGACGAGCAGCTCCGAGCGGCGGGGTGGGAGGTGGACTCGGCCGAGCTAACGTACGCGAAGGGGGCGCGCCCGATCAAAGGCAAGAATCTCGCGATCGCAGAGTGGCCGACCAGTAAGGGTCCGGCGGACTACGTGCTGTTCGTCGGGTTGATGCCCGTTGCCGTGATCGAGGCGAAGCGCAAGGCCAAGGACATACCCGGATCGCTCGAGCAGGCCAAACGCTACAGCAGCGCCTACGCGATGCCGGCCGAGCAGATCACGCCTGGGGGCCCGTGGGCGAAGTACCGGCTGCCGTTCCTGTTCGCGACCAACGGCCGGCCATTTCTTCGTCAGCTGCAGACCAAGAGCGGCATCTGGTTCCTCGACGGGCGCCGGCCGCAGAACCTGTCGCGGCCCCTCGAAGGCTGGTTCACCCCTGGCGGTCTCGCCGCGATGCTCGAGCAGGACATCGACCAAGCCGACGCCCAGCTCGCGGCGGAGCCGACCGAGTATCTGGGGCTGCGCGACTACCAGATCGCGGCGATTCGCGCCGCCGAGGCGGCGATCGAGCGCGGCGATCGGACGTGCCTGCTGGCGATGGCGACCGGCACGGGCAAGACCCGGACGTGCATCGGGCTGACGTACCGGCTGCTCAAGACCCGGCGATTCCGGCGGGTGCTTTTCCTGGTCGATCGCAGCGCGCTGGGCGAGCAGACCGCGAACGCGTACAAAGACGCGCGGCTGGAGAACCTGCAGACGTTCACGCAGATCTTCGACATGAAGGAGCTCGACGACATCAAGCCCGACTCCGACACCAAGCTCCAGATCGCGACCATCCAAGGCATGGTCAAGCGGATCCTCTTCCCCACCCGCGAAGAGGACATCCCGACGGTGGATCAGTTCGACTGCATCGTGGTCGACGAGTGCCACCGCGGGTACCTGCTGGACCGCGAGATGGGGGACGTGGAGTTCCAGTTCCGCAGCGAGGGCGACTACATCTCGAAGTATCGCCGGGTGCTGGACCACTTCGATGCGGTGAAGATCGGGCTGACCGCGACGCCGGCGCTGCATACCACGGAGATCTTCGGGCGGCCGGTATTCCAGTACAGCTACCGCGAGGCGGTGATCGACGGCACGCTCATCGATCACGAGCCACCGATCCAGATCGTCACGCAGCTGGCCGAGGACGGGATGCACTGGCGCGCGGGCGAGCAGATGCAGCTCTACGATCCCCACGCAGGGACGCGCGACACCGTGCTGCTGCCCGACGAGGTCGACCTCGAGATCGACAGCTACAACCGGCGGGTCGTGACCGAGAACTTCAACCGGGTGGTGTGCGCGACCTTGGCCGAGCACATCGACCCGAGTCTCGAGGGCAAGACGCTCATCTTCTGCGCGACCGACAGCCACGCGGACCTGGTGGTGACGCTGCTCAAGGCGGCGCTGGCGGAGAAATATGGTGAGGTCGAGGACAATGCGGTCCTGAAGATCACGGGGGCGGCGGACAAGCCACTCGAAATGATCCGGCGGTTCAAGAACGAGGTGAACCCGACGATCGCGGTGACGGTGGATCTGCTGACCACGGGGATCGACGTGCCGTCGATCTGCAACATCGTGTTCCTGCGCCGGGTCCGCAGCCGCATCCTGTACGAGCAGATGCTCGGGCGGGCGACCCGGAAGTGCGACGAGATCGGCAAGGAGGTCTTCCGGATCTTCGACGCGGTCGACCTGTACTCGGGGCTCGAGGCGGTCAGCACGATGAAGCCGGTGGTCGCGGATCCGAAGATCCCGTTCGCGCAGCTGGTGCAGGAGCTGGCGGCCGCGAAGGCGCACGACGTCGCGCAGGCGGTGCTGGATCAGCTGGTCGCGAAGCTGCAGAGCAAGCACCGGCGGATCAAGGGCGGCGCGGCAGAGCAGTTCGAGACGGCCGCCGGGATGACGCCGAAGGAGCTGGTGGTGTGGCTGCGCCACGAGTCGCCGCAGGCGGCGTCGGAATGGTTCGCCGGGCACGGGCCGGTGGTGACGATGCTGGATCGCAGTGCGGGAGATGGGTCGCGGCTCATCATCTCGGACCACGAGGATGTGCTGCGGCGGGTCGAGCGGGGGTACGGCAAGGGCGAGAAGCCCAAGGACTACCTCGACAGCTTCGCGGGGTACCTGCGCGACAACCTGAACCAGGTGCCGGCGCTGCTGGTGGTGACGCAACGACCACGCGAGCTGACGCGGGCGCAGCTGAAGGAGCTGCGGCTGCTGCTCGACGAGGCGGGGTACACCGAGGCGGCGCTGCAGACGGCGTGGCGCGAGACGACGAATCAAGACATCGCCGCGTCGATCATCGGGTTCATCCGCCGCGCGACGCTGGGGGACGCGCTGGTGTCGTACGGCGAGCGGGTGGACCGCGCGATGAAGACGATCCTGGCGAGCCGGCCGTTCACGCAGCCGCAGCGCAAGTGGCTGGAGCGGATCGGGCAGCAGCTGCGGGTCGAGACGATCGTGGACAGGGAGGCGTTGGATCGCGGCCAGTTCAAGACGGGCGGCGGATTCAAGCACATCAACAAGGCGTTCGACGGGCAGCTCGAGTCGATCCTCGGCGACCTCCACGAGGCGCTGTGGGCGACGGCGGCGACGGCGTGA
- a CDS encoding serine/threonine protein kinase has product MPESIDSDDDDLDLAAVDVDREGLEVQQVRARAYAKLFGEAPPDPPTARIGRFELRREVGRGGMGVVYAAFDPQLQRAVALKVVRAAGVERGARGQRRLLREARAAARLSHPNVVTIYEVGEEAGAVHIAMELLDAVTLRQHEQRLRGDARAIARAYLAAGRGLAAAHAAGLVHRDFKPDNVLVARDGRVCVTDFGLAIARGDADDRDESGELPQLRADDLTTHGVLGTPPYMAPEQLRGQGATALADQFGFCVALWEGLAGRRPFAGDDVPQLCAAIEAARFAPVAEGAQFPAALRAICRRGLAADPARRFASMDALLDRLATAITPARSRLLPVFAVAGLVGGTALWWRSEQQACSGGGDRIATVWHADRRAALGRAFVDTGLPFAADVARELDRQLEQYAQAWQDGYREVCERTRVRDEASETALDHGMACLDDRLARLDATLGVLERVEPELVESALAVSSSLPALAPCRAADAPAGAIALPEDPRARAAVQAQLSAIEQGAALRRGGRPQQSDAALAEAIHAAAALGYPSLLALAQLEAGETALALADEARAASLLEQAITAGDPATIAHASVAEAAVTLQQGDARGAVAVIRAARIAVGAAGNAPPLQARLWQLDSRAAYARGDFARALEDGRRALAVVIDLHGERSLEAAAAIHVIAAALHGQGAWRDAVDENERARVIREGLLGPHHPLVAESWTNLGGSWLALGELERARQCYAEARAIDLAAYGEEHPAVAELLLNRGTIAAQQGQREAAQADFDRALAILQQRLGPDHVRVAPALLDLAGLALERGDLEIAARQAQRALELFELHRGDAHPSLAIPLGYLAAIASARGDHMRAVELSRRALAIREAALGAQHPMVERSRAQLRDAEAAAAGGQRVENAAAPSG; this is encoded by the coding sequence TTGCCCGAGTCGATCGACAGCGACGACGACGATCTCGACCTCGCAGCGGTCGACGTCGATCGCGAGGGCCTCGAGGTCCAGCAGGTCCGCGCGCGCGCGTACGCCAAGCTGTTCGGCGAGGCGCCGCCCGATCCGCCCACCGCACGCATCGGCCGCTTCGAGCTGCGTCGCGAGGTCGGTCGTGGCGGCATGGGCGTGGTGTACGCGGCGTTCGATCCGCAGCTGCAGCGGGCCGTCGCGCTCAAGGTCGTGCGCGCCGCCGGGGTCGAGCGCGGCGCCCGTGGACAGCGTCGACTCCTGCGCGAGGCACGGGCGGCGGCGCGGCTGTCCCATCCCAACGTCGTGACGATCTACGAGGTCGGCGAGGAGGCCGGCGCAGTGCACATCGCGATGGAGCTGCTCGACGCGGTCACGCTGCGACAGCACGAGCAGCGGCTGCGCGGCGATGCGCGGGCGATCGCGCGGGCCTATCTCGCCGCGGGGCGCGGGCTCGCGGCCGCGCACGCGGCGGGCCTCGTGCACCGCGACTTCAAGCCCGACAACGTGCTGGTCGCCCGCGATGGTCGCGTGTGCGTCACCGACTTCGGCCTCGCGATCGCACGCGGCGACGCCGACGACCGCGACGAGTCGGGCGAGCTCCCGCAGCTGCGCGCCGACGACCTCACGACCCACGGCGTGCTCGGCACGCCGCCGTACATGGCACCCGAGCAGCTGCGGGGCCAGGGCGCGACCGCGCTCGCCGATCAGTTCGGCTTCTGCGTCGCGCTGTGGGAGGGCCTCGCGGGGCGACGACCGTTCGCCGGCGACGACGTGCCCCAGCTGTGCGCCGCGATCGAGGCCGCACGCTTCGCGCCGGTGGCCGAGGGCGCGCAGTTCCCCGCCGCGCTGCGGGCGATCTGTCGACGCGGCCTCGCGGCCGATCCGGCGCGGCGCTTCGCCTCGATGGACGCGCTGCTCGATCGCTTGGCGACGGCGATCACGCCGGCGCGCTCGCGGCTGCTGCCGGTGTTCGCGGTGGCGGGCCTCGTGGGCGGCACGGCGCTGTGGTGGCGCAGTGAGCAGCAGGCCTGCAGCGGTGGCGGCGATCGCATCGCGACCGTGTGGCACGCCGATCGGCGCGCGGCCCTGGGGCGCGCCTTCGTCGACACTGGGCTGCCGTTCGCGGCCGACGTCGCGCGCGAGCTCGATCGCCAGCTCGAGCAGTACGCCCAGGCCTGGCAGGACGGCTATCGCGAGGTCTGCGAGCGCACGCGCGTGCGCGACGAGGCCTCGGAGACGGCGCTCGATCACGGCATGGCCTGCCTCGACGATCGTCTCGCGCGCCTCGACGCGACGCTCGGCGTGCTCGAGCGTGTGGAGCCCGAGCTGGTGGAGTCGGCGCTCGCGGTCAGCTCGTCGCTGCCCGCGCTGGCGCCGTGTCGCGCCGCCGATGCGCCGGCCGGGGCGATCGCGCTGCCGGAGGACCCGCGGGCGCGCGCCGCCGTGCAGGCGCAGCTGTCGGCGATCGAGCAGGGCGCGGCGCTGCGTCGCGGCGGTCGACCGCAACAATCCGATGCTGCGCTCGCCGAGGCCATCCACGCTGCCGCAGCGCTGGGCTATCCGAGCCTGCTCGCGCTCGCGCAGCTCGAGGCCGGCGAGACCGCGCTCGCGCTGGCCGACGAGGCCCGCGCGGCATCGTTGCTCGAGCAGGCGATCACCGCTGGCGACCCTGCGACCATCGCCCACGCGTCGGTGGCCGAGGCTGCCGTCACGCTGCAGCAGGGCGATGCCCGCGGTGCCGTGGCGGTCATCCGCGCGGCACGCATCGCCGTTGGTGCGGCCGGCAACGCGCCGCCCTTGCAGGCGCGGCTGTGGCAGCTCGACAGTCGCGCCGCCTATGCCCGCGGTGATTTCGCCCGCGCGCTCGAGGATGGTCGTCGTGCGCTCGCGGTGGTGATCGATCTGCACGGCGAGCGCAGCCTCGAGGCCGCGGCTGCGATCCACGTGATCGCGGCCGCGTTGCACGGTCAGGGGGCGTGGCGCGACGCGGTCGACGAGAACGAGCGCGCGCGAGTGATCCGCGAGGGCCTGCTCGGCCCCCACCATCCGCTGGTCGCGGAGTCGTGGACCAACCTCGGCGGCTCGTGGCTCGCGCTCGGCGAGCTCGAGCGCGCGCGGCAGTGCTATGCCGAGGCGCGCGCGATCGACCTCGCCGCCTACGGCGAGGAGCACCCCGCGGTCGCGGAGCTGCTGCTCAACCGCGGCACGATCGCCGCGCAGCAAGGCCAGCGCGAGGCGGCGCAGGCCGACTTCGATCGAGCGCTCGCGATCCTGCAGCAGCGTCTCGGCCCCGATCACGTGCGCGTGGCCCCGGCGCTGCTCGACCTCGCCGGGCTCGCGCTCGAGCGCGGTGACCTCGAGATCGCCGCGCGCCAGGCCCAACGCGCGCTCGAGCTGTTCGAGCTGCATCGCGGCGACGCGCACCCGAGCCTCGCGATCCCACTCGGTTATCTCGCCGCGATCGCGAGCGCACGCGGGGATCACATGCGTGCGGTCGAGCTCTCGCGCCGCGCACTGGCGATCCGCGAGGCCGCCCTCGGCGCGCAGCATCCGATGGTCGAGCGCTCACGCGCGCAGCTGCGCGACGCCGAGGCTGCGGCTGCGGGGGGGCAGCGCGTAGAGAATGCGGCCGCGCCATCGGGGTGA
- a CDS encoding RNA polymerase sigma factor, producing the protein MPDDADLDLLDRWRAGDVGAGKQLFERHFEALFRFFCNKLGADVDDLVQETLLECVRSRDSFRAESSFRTFLFAIARHRLLKQRERFARRGPMAEIVEEPIAAGAGPNTLLCERAEQRALLRALRRIPLDLQVLLELYYWEDLTSAELADILEIPHGTVRSRLRRGKQELREALARMEDAGELVETTADDFDRWVRSMRARRAGEATPR; encoded by the coding sequence ATGCCCGACGACGCCGACCTGGACCTGCTCGATCGCTGGCGCGCCGGCGACGTCGGCGCGGGCAAGCAGCTGTTCGAGCGCCACTTCGAGGCGCTGTTCCGCTTCTTCTGCAACAAGCTCGGCGCCGACGTGGACGACCTCGTGCAAGAGACCCTGCTCGAGTGCGTGCGCAGCCGCGACAGCTTCCGCGCCGAGAGCAGCTTCCGCACCTTCCTGTTCGCGATCGCCCGGCACCGCCTGCTCAAGCAGCGCGAGCGCTTCGCCAGGCGCGGTCCGATGGCCGAGATCGTCGAGGAGCCGATCGCCGCCGGGGCGGGGCCCAACACGCTGCTGTGCGAACGCGCCGAGCAGCGCGCCTTGCTGCGGGCGCTGCGACGCATCCCGCTCGATCTGCAGGTGCTCCTCGAGCTCTACTACTGGGAAGACCTCACGTCGGCGGAGCTCGCCGACATCCTCGAGATCCCCCACGGCACCGTGCGCAGTCGCCTGCGCCGCGGCAAGCAGGAGCTCCGCGAAGCGCTCGCGCGCATGGAGGACGCCGGCGAGCTCGTCGAGACCACCGCCGACGACTTCGATCGCTGGGTGCGATCGATGCGAGCCCGCCGGGCCGGTGAGGCCACGCCACGCTGA